Genomic segment of Corynebacterium appendicis CIP 107643:
GCGCAGCGACTGCAGTTGCTCCAGGGCGAGGCGCGCATTCTCGTCGGAATTAGCCGAGGCGGACAAAGCAATGAGCACCTCGTCGGTGTGGAGGCGCGGATTGCGCGAGCCGAGGTAGCGGGTCTTCAAGGTCTGGATCGGCTCAATCGAATCGGGGGAGAGTAGGTGCACGTCATCATCGATCCCCGCGAGCTTCTTCAGGGCGTTGAGCAACACCGCCGCCGACGGCCCGAGCAGGTCCGAGGTCTTGCCGGTGACGATCTCCCCGTCGGGCAGCTCGAGTGCCGCGCCCGGGTTGCCGGTGCGCTCCGCCACAGCGAGCGCCGGGCCGACGACCGGGCGGTGGTCCACCGTGATCCCCGCCTTGCGCATGACATTCGCCGCGCGGTCGGGAACAGCCGGGTCCACGTCGCCCCGGCGCGCATCCACCTGCGCGGCGAGGAAACGGCGGATGATCTCCTGGTTCGCGGCGTACCGGCAGGCCTTGTCGTCGGAAATGCAGTGGCCGGCCATATTCACGCCCATGTCGGTGGGGGACTGGTACGGCTCGGTTCCCGTCGCCTCGCGCAGCAGCGCTTTGAGCAGCGGGAAGACCTCGATATCTCGGTTGTAGGACGAGACCTGTTCGCCGTAGGCCGCCAGGTGGTACTGGTCGATGACGTTGATGTCGTCTAAGTCGACCGTCGCCGCCTCGTACGCGAGATTCACCGGGTGGGACAGCGGCAGGTTCCAGATCGGGAACGTCTCGAATTTAGCGTAGCCCGCGGGAATTCCACGTTGATTGTCCAGGTACACCTGGCTAAGGCACGTCGCGAGCTTGCCGGACCCGGGGCCCGGCGCGGTCATCACCACGACATCGCGGGAGATCTCGACATAGTCGTTGCGCCCGAAGCCGTCCTCGGAGACAATGCGCGAAATATCGTTCGGGTAACCCGGGATGATGTGGTGGAGGCTCACGGTCACACCGAGGCGCTCCAGCTTGTCACGGAACGCATCCGCCTGCTCAGTGCCGTTCTCGTACTGCGTGATCACCACATTGTCGACGAGGAAGCCACGTTCACGGAAGACGTCGATAAGCCTCAGGACCTCGTCTTCGTACGTGATGCCGAGGTCCGCGCGGACCTTTTGCCGCACGAGGTCGCCCGCCGCGACGCACACGACGATCTCGATCTCGTCCTTGATGCGCTCGAGCATCGCGATTTTATTGTCGGGCGTGAAGCCGGGCAGCACGCGGGAGGCGTGGTGGTCGTCGAAAAGCTTGCCGCCCATCTCGAGGTAGAGCTTCCCGCCAATCGCTTTTCGACGCTCCGAGATGTGCTCCGACTGCATGTCGATGTATTTCTCGCGGTCGAAACCGATTGTGTACACCATAATCCCGGCTAACTCCTTCGCGTCGATCTCTTGCGAGAATACGCGCGCGGGTGGAAACAGGTGAAGCGCACCACGCCCGGCGGGCATGATGCGCTCCTGTTCTTCAGCGGTCGACGCTGCTATGCGATGCCGTTAGCTGCCTTGAACTCGCGGCGCTTCGCATGAAGGATCGGCTCGGTGTAGCCGGCCGGGGACTCGGTGCCCTTCAGGATCAGGTCCTTCGCCGCCTGGAAGCCGATGGATGCGTCGTAGTCCTTCGCCATCGGCAGGTAATTCGGGTCGCCGGCGTTCTGCTCGTCGACCTTCACCGCCATGCGCTGCAGCGAGTCAAGCACCTGCTCCTCGGTGACCACACCGTGAACGAGCCAGTTAGCCAGAAGCTGGGAGGAGATGCGCAGCGTCGCGCGGTCCTCCATCAGATCGACGTCGTGGATATCCGGCACCTTGGAGCAGCCGACGCCCTGCTCGACCCAGCGGACCACGTAGCCCAGGATCGACTGGCAGTTGTTGTCCAGCTCCTCCGCCTTCTCCTCGTCGGACCAGGTGTCGCCCTCAGTGTTGACCGGAACGGTGAGCAGGTCCTTCAGGGAATCGCGGCGGCCAGCCGCACGCAGCTCGTCCTGCACCTCGTGGACATCCACCTGGTGGTAGTGGACCGCATGCAGGGTCGCACCGGTCGGGGACGGGACCCACGCTGTGTTGGCACCCTCGCGCGGCTGTCCGATCTTCTTCTCCATCATCTTCGCCATGTGCTCGGTTTCGGCCCACATGCCCTTGCCGATCTGGGCACGGCCCGGCAGGTCGTGCGCGAGACCCGCGTCGACGTTGTGGTTCTCGTAGGCTTGCTTCCACGGCGCGGTCTGCATGTCCGCCTTGCGGACCATC
This window contains:
- a CDS encoding DUF1846 domain-containing protein, producing the protein MVYTIGFDREKYIDMQSEHISERRKAIGGKLYLEMGGKLFDDHHASRVLPGFTPDNKIAMLERIKDEIEIVVCVAAGDLVRQKVRADLGITYEDEVLRLIDVFRERGFLVDNVVITQYENGTEQADAFRDKLERLGVTVSLHHIIPGYPNDISRIVSEDGFGRNDYVEISRDVVVMTAPGPGSGKLATCLSQVYLDNQRGIPAGYAKFETFPIWNLPLSHPVNLAYEAATVDLDDINVIDQYHLAAYGEQVSSYNRDIEVFPLLKALLREATGTEPYQSPTDMGVNMAGHCISDDKACRYAANQEIIRRFLAAQVDARRGDVDPAVPDRAANVMRKAGITVDHRPVVGPALAVAERTGNPGAALELPDGEIVTGKTSDLLGPSAAVLLNALKKLAGIDDDVHLLSPDSIEPIQTLKTRYLGSRNPRLHTDEVLIALSASANSDENARLALEQLQSLRGCDAHITTILGSVDEGIFRNLGVQATTEPQYWRKALYHRR